The following are encoded together in the Cololabis saira isolate AMF1-May2022 chromosome 5, fColSai1.1, whole genome shotgun sequence genome:
- the cpt1ab gene encoding carnitine O-palmitoyltransferase 1, liver isoform isoform X2, with protein sequence MAEAHQAVAFQFTVGPDGIDLHLCHEALRQVYLSGLHSWKKRFIRFKNGVMTGVYPGSPGGFMIVVVSYMSYNKYRQLDPSLGLVAKLGEYIPISQHMTTDSQRIVGGVVVGTGLWVTIIMIMRNVLKSLLSWHGWMQARHGTVPLSTRLWMLLVKIFSGRKPMLYSFQSSLPRLPVPSVKDTCRRYLESVRPLMDDEQFDRMSGLAKDFEKNLGPRLQWYLKLKAWWASNYVSDWWEEYIYLRGRGPIMVNSNYYAMDFLYVFPTSVQAARAGNAIHAIMSYRRKLDRAQIKPLMLLHTIPMCSAQYERMFNTSRVPGVETDTIQHVNESKHIAVYHKGRFFKVWMFYDGRLLLPREIEQQMERILADKSEPLPGEETLAALTAGERTPWAKCRDTYFSRGRNKQALDAVEKAAFFVTLDDTEQRYDVNNKVKSLDSYAKSLLHGKCYDRWFDKSFNLIVFKNGTMGLNAEHAWADAPIIGHLWEHVLSTDPIKLGYTEDGHCHGEPHPNLPGPQRMQWDIPAECQEVIQHSLTVARRLADDVDCHIIPFHEFGKGRIKKCRTSPDAFIQMALQLAHYRDKAKFCLTYEASMTRLFREGRTETVRSCTMETCNFVRAMIRDETREECLRLLKAAAEKHQSMYRLAMVGEGIDRHLFCLYVVSKYLGEDSAFLKEVLSDPWRLSTSQTPLQQVELFDLVRYPEYVSSGGGFGPVADDGYGVSYIIVGEDLINFHISSKHSSPETDSHRFGGNIKRAMLDMLDLFQLDNKVTK encoded by the exons ATGGCAGAAGCTCACCAGGCGGTGGCCTTTCAGTTCACAGTCGGCCCTGATGGCATCGACCTACATTTATGCCACGAGGCTCTCCGCCAGGTCTACCTCTCTGGCCTTCACTCCTGGAAGAAGAGGTTCATTCGctttaag AATGGCGTAATGACTGGTGTGTACCCTGGTAGTCCAGGTGGGTTCATGATAGTGGTCGTGTCCTACATGTCATACAACAAATATAGACAGCTGGATCCATCCCTGGGGTTGGTTGCCAAGCTGGGAGAATACATACCCATCAG CCAACACATGACCACAGACAGCCAGAGGATAGTTGGAGGAGTTGTAGTGGGCACAGGCCTGTGGGTTACCATAATAATGATTATGAGGAATGTCCTGAAGAGCCTCCTGTCGTGGCACGGCTGGATGCAGGCACGCCACGGCACTGTGCCCTTGTCTACTCGGCTGTGGATG CTGCTGGTGAAGATATTCTCTGGCAGGAAGCCAATGCTCTACAGTTTCCAAAGCTCCCTGCCACGTCTACCCGTCCCCTCCGTCAAGGACACCTGCAGAAGG tACCTGGAGTCAGTGCGTCCCCTGATGGATGATGAGCAGTTTGACAGGATGTCCGGGTTGGCTAAAGACTTTGAGAAGAATCTGGGACCCAGACTGCAGTGGTATCTTAAACTTAAGGCATGGTGGGCGTCTAACTAT GTTAGTGACTGGTGGGAAGAGTACATTTACCTGAGAGGCCGCGGACCCATCATGGTCAACAGCAACTATTACGCCAtg GACTTTCTGTATGTGTTCCCCACATCCGTCCAGGCTGCCCGGGCGGGTAATGCCATCCACGCCATCATGAGCTACAGACGAAAACTGGACAGAGCTCAGATCAAACCA CTCATGCTCCTTCACACTATTCCCATGTGCTCAGCCCAATACGAGCGTATGTTCAACACAAGTCGTGTTCCAGGTGTAGAAACAG ATACAATTCAGCACGTGAATGAGAGCAAGCACATTGCTGTGTACCATAAGGGACGTTTCTTCAAGGTGTGGATGTTTTATGATGGGAGGTTACTGTTGCCAAGGGAGATCGAGCAGCAGATGGAGAGGATCCTGgcagacaagtcagagcctttGCCAGGAGAGGAGACGCTAGCAGCACTTACTGCTGGGGAAAG GACTCCCTGGGCCAAGTGTCGTGACACATATTTCAGCCGTGGTAGGAACAAGCAGGCTCTGGATGCCGTCGAGAAGGCAGCTTTCTTTGTAACCCTTGATGACACTGAGCAGCGTTACGATGTCAACAACAAAGTCAAATCTCTGGACAGTTATGCCAAGTCCCTGCTCCACGGAAAGTGCTACGACAG GTGGTTTGATAAGTCCTTTAATCTGATAGTTTTCAAGAATGGCACCATGGGACTGAACGCAGAGCACGCCTGGGCTGATGCTCCAATCATTGGCCACTTGTGGGAG CATGTTCTTTCCACGGACCCTATTAAACTGGGATATACAGAAGACGGTCACTGCCATGGGGAGCCCCATCCCAACCTGCCTGGTCCTCAGAGGATGCAGTGGGACATCCCTGCTGAG TGCCAGGAGGTTATCCAGCACTCACTGACAGTTGCCAGGAGACTGGCTGATGATGTGGACTGTCACATTATCCCATTCCACGAGTTTGGAAAGGGGAGGATTAAGAAGTGCCGCACCAGTCCTGATGCCTTCATCCAGATGGCCCTACAGCTGGCCCATTACAGG GACAAAGCAAAGTTCTGCCTGACGTACGAAGCATCCATGACCCGCTTGTTCCGCGAAGGTCGCACAGAAACAGTGCGTTCTTGCACCATGGAGACGTGCAATTTTGTCCGTGCCATGATAAGAGACGAGACT AGAGAGGAATGCCTAAGGTTGCTCaaagctgctgcagagaaacatcAGAGCATGTACCGCTTGGCAATGGTAGGGGAGGGCATCGATCGCCACCTTTTCTGTCTCTACGTTGTTTCCAAATACTTGGGAGAAGACTCAGCATTCCTTAAGGAG GTCCTGTCTGACCCGTGGAGGCTTTCCACCAGCCAGACTCCTTTGCAGCAGGTCGAACTGTTTGATCTCGTCAGATACCCAGAATATGTGTCGTCAGGAGGTGGATTTGGTCCT GTGGCTGATGATGGTTATGGTGTCTCCTACATCATTGTCGGCGAAGACCTCATCAACTTTCACATCTCCAGCAAACACTCGAGTCCAGAAACT gaCTCTCACCGTTTTGGTGGCAATATCAAACGGGCCATGTTGGACATGCTTGACCTCTTCCAGCTTGACAACAAAGTCACCAAGTGA
- the cpt1ab gene encoding carnitine O-palmitoyltransferase 1, liver isoform isoform X1: MAEAHQAVAFQFTVGPDGIDLHLCHEALRQVYLSGLHSWKKRFIRFKNGVMTGVYPGSPGGFMIVVVSYMSYNKYRQLDPSLGLVAKLGEYIPISQHMTTDSQRIVGGVVVGTGLWVTIIMIMRNVLKSLLSWHGWMQARHGTVPLSTRLWMLLVKIFSGRKPMLYSFQSSLPRLPVPSVKDTCRRYLESVRPLMDDEQFDRMSGLAKDFEKNLGPRLQWYLKLKAWWASNYVSDWWEEYIYLRGRGPIMVNSNYYAMDFLYVFPTSVQAARAGNAIHAIMSYRRKLDRAQIKPIYLLANKVPLCSAQWERMFNTSRIPGVETDTIQHVNESKHIAVYHKGRFFKVWMFYDGRLLLPREIEQQMERILADKSEPLPGEETLAALTAGERTPWAKCRDTYFSRGRNKQALDAVEKAAFFVTLDDTEQRYDVNNKVKSLDSYAKSLLHGKCYDRWFDKSFNLIVFKNGTMGLNAEHAWADAPIIGHLWEHVLSTDPIKLGYTEDGHCHGEPHPNLPGPQRMQWDIPAECQEVIQHSLTVARRLADDVDCHIIPFHEFGKGRIKKCRTSPDAFIQMALQLAHYRDKAKFCLTYEASMTRLFREGRTETVRSCTMETCNFVRAMIRDETREECLRLLKAAAEKHQSMYRLAMVGEGIDRHLFCLYVVSKYLGEDSAFLKEVLSDPWRLSTSQTPLQQVELFDLVRYPEYVSSGGGFGPVADDGYGVSYIIVGEDLINFHISSKHSSPETDSHRFGGNIKRAMLDMLDLFQLDNKVTK, translated from the exons ATGGCAGAAGCTCACCAGGCGGTGGCCTTTCAGTTCACAGTCGGCCCTGATGGCATCGACCTACATTTATGCCACGAGGCTCTCCGCCAGGTCTACCTCTCTGGCCTTCACTCCTGGAAGAAGAGGTTCATTCGctttaag AATGGCGTAATGACTGGTGTGTACCCTGGTAGTCCAGGTGGGTTCATGATAGTGGTCGTGTCCTACATGTCATACAACAAATATAGACAGCTGGATCCATCCCTGGGGTTGGTTGCCAAGCTGGGAGAATACATACCCATCAG CCAACACATGACCACAGACAGCCAGAGGATAGTTGGAGGAGTTGTAGTGGGCACAGGCCTGTGGGTTACCATAATAATGATTATGAGGAATGTCCTGAAGAGCCTCCTGTCGTGGCACGGCTGGATGCAGGCACGCCACGGCACTGTGCCCTTGTCTACTCGGCTGTGGATG CTGCTGGTGAAGATATTCTCTGGCAGGAAGCCAATGCTCTACAGTTTCCAAAGCTCCCTGCCACGTCTACCCGTCCCCTCCGTCAAGGACACCTGCAGAAGG tACCTGGAGTCAGTGCGTCCCCTGATGGATGATGAGCAGTTTGACAGGATGTCCGGGTTGGCTAAAGACTTTGAGAAGAATCTGGGACCCAGACTGCAGTGGTATCTTAAACTTAAGGCATGGTGGGCGTCTAACTAT GTTAGTGACTGGTGGGAAGAGTACATTTACCTGAGAGGCCGCGGACCCATCATGGTCAACAGCAACTATTACGCCAtg GACTTTCTGTATGTGTTCCCCACATCCGTCCAGGCTGCCCGGGCGGGTAATGCCATCCACGCCATCATGAGCTACAGACGAAAACTGGACAGAGCTCAGATCAAACCA ATATACTTGCTGGCGAACAAGGTTCCTCTGTGTTCTGCTCAGTGGGAGCGAATGTTTAACACCTCCCGCATTCCTGGTGTGGAGACAG ATACAATTCAGCACGTGAATGAGAGCAAGCACATTGCTGTGTACCATAAGGGACGTTTCTTCAAGGTGTGGATGTTTTATGATGGGAGGTTACTGTTGCCAAGGGAGATCGAGCAGCAGATGGAGAGGATCCTGgcagacaagtcagagcctttGCCAGGAGAGGAGACGCTAGCAGCACTTACTGCTGGGGAAAG GACTCCCTGGGCCAAGTGTCGTGACACATATTTCAGCCGTGGTAGGAACAAGCAGGCTCTGGATGCCGTCGAGAAGGCAGCTTTCTTTGTAACCCTTGATGACACTGAGCAGCGTTACGATGTCAACAACAAAGTCAAATCTCTGGACAGTTATGCCAAGTCCCTGCTCCACGGAAAGTGCTACGACAG GTGGTTTGATAAGTCCTTTAATCTGATAGTTTTCAAGAATGGCACCATGGGACTGAACGCAGAGCACGCCTGGGCTGATGCTCCAATCATTGGCCACTTGTGGGAG CATGTTCTTTCCACGGACCCTATTAAACTGGGATATACAGAAGACGGTCACTGCCATGGGGAGCCCCATCCCAACCTGCCTGGTCCTCAGAGGATGCAGTGGGACATCCCTGCTGAG TGCCAGGAGGTTATCCAGCACTCACTGACAGTTGCCAGGAGACTGGCTGATGATGTGGACTGTCACATTATCCCATTCCACGAGTTTGGAAAGGGGAGGATTAAGAAGTGCCGCACCAGTCCTGATGCCTTCATCCAGATGGCCCTACAGCTGGCCCATTACAGG GACAAAGCAAAGTTCTGCCTGACGTACGAAGCATCCATGACCCGCTTGTTCCGCGAAGGTCGCACAGAAACAGTGCGTTCTTGCACCATGGAGACGTGCAATTTTGTCCGTGCCATGATAAGAGACGAGACT AGAGAGGAATGCCTAAGGTTGCTCaaagctgctgcagagaaacatcAGAGCATGTACCGCTTGGCAATGGTAGGGGAGGGCATCGATCGCCACCTTTTCTGTCTCTACGTTGTTTCCAAATACTTGGGAGAAGACTCAGCATTCCTTAAGGAG GTCCTGTCTGACCCGTGGAGGCTTTCCACCAGCCAGACTCCTTTGCAGCAGGTCGAACTGTTTGATCTCGTCAGATACCCAGAATATGTGTCGTCAGGAGGTGGATTTGGTCCT GTGGCTGATGATGGTTATGGTGTCTCCTACATCATTGTCGGCGAAGACCTCATCAACTTTCACATCTCCAGCAAACACTCGAGTCCAGAAACT gaCTCTCACCGTTTTGGTGGCAATATCAAACGGGCCATGTTGGACATGCTTGACCTCTTCCAGCTTGACAACAAAGTCACCAAGTGA